A section of the Citrobacter farmeri genome encodes:
- the clpA gene encoding ATP-dependent Clp protease ATP-binding subunit ClpA, with product MLNQELELSLNMAFARAREHRHEFMTVEHLLLALLSNPSAREALEACSVDLVALRQELEAFIEQTTPVLPASEEERDTQPTLSFQRVLQRAVFHVQSSGRSEVTGANVLVAIFSEQESQAAYLLRKHEVSRLDVVNFISHGTRKDEPSQSSDSGSQPNTEEQAGGEERMENFTTNLNQLARVGGIDPLIGRDKELERAIQVLCRRRKNNPLLVGESGVGKTAIAEGLAWRIVQGDVPEVMADCTIYSLDIGSLLAGTKYRGDFEKRFKALLKQLEQDTNSILFIDEIHTIIGAGAASGGQVDAANLIKPLLSGGKIRVIGSTTYQEFSNIFEKDRALARRFQKIDITEPSVEETVQIINGLKPKYEAHHDVRYTAKAVRAAVELAVKYINDRHLPDKAIDVIDEAGARARLMPVSKRKKTVNVADIESVVARIARIPEKSVSQSDRDTLKNLGDRLKMLVFGQDKAIEALTEAIKMSRAGLGHEHKPVGSFLFAGPTGVGKTEVTVQLSKALGIELLRFDMSEYMERHTVSRLIGAPPGYVGFDQGGLLTDAVIKHPHAVLLLDEIEKAHPDVFNLLLQVMDNGTLTDNNGRKADFRNVVLVMTTNAGVRETERKSIGLIHQDNSTDAMSEIKKVFTPEFRNRLDNIIWFEHLSTEVIHQVVDKFIVELQVQLDQKGVSLEVSQEARNWLAEKGYDRAMGARPMARVIQDNLKKPLANELLFGSLVDGGQVTVALDKEKNELTYGFQSAQKHKPEAAH from the coding sequence ATGCTCAATCAAGAACTGGAACTCAGTTTAAACATGGCTTTCGCCAGAGCGCGCGAGCACCGTCATGAGTTTATGACCGTCGAGCACTTGTTACTGGCGCTGCTCAGTAACCCATCGGCCCGCGAAGCGCTGGAAGCGTGTTCCGTGGACCTCGTGGCGCTCCGTCAGGAACTCGAAGCCTTCATTGAACAAACCACACCCGTACTGCCTGCCAGCGAAGAAGAACGCGATACGCAGCCGACGCTGAGCTTTCAGCGCGTTCTGCAACGTGCGGTTTTCCACGTTCAGTCCTCCGGGCGTAGTGAAGTGACTGGCGCAAACGTGCTGGTCGCCATCTTTAGCGAACAGGAGTCTCAGGCGGCCTACCTGCTGCGTAAGCATGAGGTCAGCCGTCTCGATGTGGTCAACTTTATTTCTCACGGTACGCGCAAAGATGAGCCGAGTCAGTCGTCTGATTCCGGCAGTCAGCCTAATACCGAAGAGCAAGCTGGCGGGGAGGAACGTATGGAGAACTTCACGACTAACCTTAACCAGCTTGCCCGTGTTGGCGGTATTGATCCGCTGATCGGTCGTGACAAAGAACTGGAGCGTGCCATTCAGGTGCTGTGCCGCCGGCGTAAAAATAACCCGCTGTTGGTGGGGGAATCCGGCGTCGGGAAGACGGCGATTGCCGAAGGCCTGGCCTGGCGTATCGTACAGGGTGACGTGCCGGAAGTGATGGCGGATTGCACCATCTACTCGCTGGATATCGGTTCGCTGCTCGCGGGCACCAAATATCGCGGTGACTTTGAAAAACGCTTCAAAGCGCTGCTGAAACAACTGGAACAGGATACCAACAGCATCCTGTTTATCGATGAGATCCACACCATTATTGGTGCGGGGGCGGCCTCGGGCGGTCAGGTGGATGCCGCAAACCTGATTAAACCCCTGCTTTCCGGCGGTAAGATCCGCGTGATCGGCTCTACGACCTATCAGGAATTCAGCAATATTTTCGAAAAAGACCGTGCGTTAGCTCGTCGCTTCCAGAAAATTGATATTACTGAACCGTCGGTGGAAGAGACCGTACAGATCATCAATGGTCTGAAGCCGAAGTACGAAGCGCACCACGACGTGCGTTATACCGCGAAAGCGGTGCGAGCGGCGGTTGAGCTGGCGGTGAAATACATCAACGATCGTCATCTGCCGGATAAAGCGATTGACGTTATTGACGAAGCCGGGGCGCGTGCGCGTCTGATGCCGGTCAGCAAGCGCAAGAAAACCGTCAACGTGGCGGATATCGAGTCTGTGGTGGCGCGTATTGCGCGTATTCCGGAAAAGAGCGTGTCGCAAAGCGATCGCGATACGCTGAAAAACCTTGGCGACCGTCTGAAAATGCTGGTCTTTGGACAGGATAAAGCCATTGAGGCGCTGACCGAAGCCATCAAGATGAGCCGCGCGGGTCTGGGACACGAGCATAAGCCGGTAGGCTCCTTCCTGTTTGCCGGACCGACCGGTGTCGGGAAAACCGAGGTGACCGTGCAGCTTTCCAAAGCGCTGGGAATCGAACTACTGCGTTTTGACATGTCCGAGTATATGGAGCGTCATACCGTCAGCCGCCTGATTGGCGCGCCTCCAGGATACGTGGGCTTCGATCAGGGTGGTCTGTTGACGGATGCGGTCATCAAGCATCCCCATGCGGTACTGCTGCTGGATGAAATCGAAAAAGCGCACCCGGACGTCTTTAACCTGCTGTTGCAGGTGATGGACAACGGCACTCTTACGGACAATAACGGACGTAAAGCCGATTTCCGCAACGTGGTGCTGGTGATGACGACCAACGCCGGCGTTCGTGAAACGGAACGTAAATCGATTGGCCTGATTCATCAGGACAACAGCACTGACGCGATGAGTGAAATCAAGAAAGTGTTTACGCCGGAGTTCCGTAACCGTCTCGACAATATTATCTGGTTCGAACACCTGTCTACTGAGGTGATCCATCAGGTTGTCGATAAGTTCATCGTCGAGCTGCAGGTTCAACTGGATCAGAAAGGTGTCTCCCTGGAAGTCAGCCAGGAAGCACGTAACTGGTTAGCTGAGAAGGGCTACGATCGGGCAATGGGCGCACGTCCAATGGCACGTGTGATTCAGGATAACCTGAAAAAACCATTGGCGAACGAACTGCTGTTTGGCTCGCTGGTGGACGGCGGACAGGTGACCGTGGCACTGGATAAAGAGAAAAATGAACTGACCTATGGCTTCCAGAGTGCGCAGAAGCACAAGCCGGAAGCCGCACATTAA
- the cspD gene encoding cold shock-like protein CspD, which yields METGTVKWFNNAKGFGFICPEGGGEDIFAHYSTIQMDGYRTLKAGQSVQFDVHQGPKGNHASVIVPIEAEAVA from the coding sequence ATGGAAACGGGTACTGTTAAGTGGTTCAATAATGCCAAAGGGTTTGGTTTCATCTGCCCTGAAGGCGGCGGCGAAGATATTTTCGCTCACTATTCCACCATTCAGATGGATGGTTACAGAACGCTAAAAGCCGGACAGTCTGTCCAGTTTGATGTTCACCAGGGGCCAAAAGGCAATCACGCCAGTGTCATCGTGCCTATCGAAGCAGAAGCTGTTGCATAG
- a CDS encoding VirK/YbjX family protein: MSQITDNTFYTSDVASPLQLFMRLTRGQLLPGKFWRKASFRRKFLIRSLLMPRATRQLLENLTQWPELNTLLTRQPRLPIRLHRPYMAVNIKRDTALTALCSHYDLLRQLFSREQLARYLSQNGLNLAKFEAKDGASFQLDLVSLVSLDKEGESTVVIRDDRMRILAEITFTFCTLNGKRTLFIGGLQGAANDVPHEVIQQATKACYGLFPKRVVMEALCQFAHIARAEQILAVSNAVHVYRSWRYMDKKTQMHADYDAFWTSLGGEITEGEYFSLPLTIARKSEADIASKKRAEYRRRYALLDSVATQVPQRLQD, encoded by the coding sequence ATGTCACAGATTACTGATAATACCTTTTACACTTCAGACGTTGCGTCCCCTTTACAATTATTTATGCGCCTGACGCGTGGTCAATTACTGCCAGGTAAATTCTGGCGGAAGGCCAGCTTTCGCCGTAAGTTTTTAATTCGCTCGCTGCTGATGCCGAGAGCCACCCGTCAACTGCTGGAAAATCTGACCCAGTGGCCTGAGCTGAATACGTTACTGACACGGCAGCCCCGGTTACCTATCCGCCTGCACCGCCCGTATATGGCCGTGAATATTAAACGCGATACCGCGCTGACCGCGCTCTGTAGCCATTATGACCTGCTGCGTCAGTTATTCAGCCGCGAACAACTGGCTCGTTATTTAAGTCAGAACGGCCTCAACCTGGCAAAATTTGAGGCCAAAGACGGTGCATCATTCCAGCTGGATTTAGTCAGTCTGGTTTCGCTGGATAAAGAAGGTGAAAGTACCGTCGTGATCCGCGACGATCGAATGCGTATTCTGGCAGAGATTACCTTCACATTCTGCACGTTAAACGGAAAACGCACCCTGTTTATTGGGGGCTTGCAGGGCGCGGCGAATGATGTTCCGCATGAGGTCATTCAGCAGGCCACCAAAGCCTGTTACGGCTTGTTCCCCAAAAGAGTGGTGATGGAGGCGCTGTGTCAGTTTGCGCATATCGCCAGAGCGGAGCAGATTCTGGCGGTCAGCAACGCTGTACATGTTTATCGCAGTTGGCGCTATATGGACAAAAAAACGCAAATGCATGCTGACTACGACGCCTTCTGGACGTCCCTGGGCGGTGAAATAACGGAGGGGGAATATTTTTCTCTACCGCTCACCATTGCGCGGAAAAGCGAGGCGGATATCGCCAGTAAAAAACGGGCTGAATACCGCCGTCGCTACGCGCTGCTCGACAGCGTCGCCACACAGGTTCCCCAGCGCTTACAGGACTAA
- a CDS encoding B3/4 domain-containing protein has protein sequence MQLCYAPEMHTRFGQLRTVTMSINGIHANADSSAHIARLLAVADKRLATCREGEFAEIKAWRRAFSELGLKPTQYRCASESLLRRYRKSGELPTLHPMIDLCNAVSLAFAIPVAVFDIDQISGALTVRPARGDEFYETFSGETEHPEPGEIIFADDSGRAHARRWTHRQSGWSAVKQSTSRVLIVAEALHETAQDDVERLIYTLTDAISQIWPTATQTD, from the coding sequence ATGCAGTTATGTTATGCCCCTGAAATGCATACGAGATTCGGACAACTTCGTACCGTGACGATGAGTATTAATGGGATCCACGCGAATGCCGATTCGAGTGCACACATCGCTCGGTTACTTGCGGTCGCCGATAAGCGACTGGCGACATGCCGCGAAGGTGAGTTTGCTGAAATAAAGGCCTGGCGTCGTGCGTTTTCCGAATTAGGTCTTAAGCCAACGCAGTATCGCTGTGCGTCGGAATCCCTGTTAAGGCGATATCGTAAGAGTGGTGAATTACCGACGCTACATCCGATGATTGACCTGTGCAATGCCGTTTCACTCGCCTTTGCCATACCGGTTGCCGTGTTTGATATCGACCAGATCAGTGGTGCGTTAACGGTACGCCCCGCCCGTGGGGATGAGTTCTATGAGACCTTTTCCGGAGAGACTGAGCATCCTGAACCCGGTGAAATAATCTTTGCCGATGATTCCGGACGAGCCCATGCCCGACGCTGGACCCATCGGCAAAGCGGCTGGTCGGCCGTTAAGCAAAGTACGTCCAGGGTGCTGATTGTCGCCGAAGCGTTACACGAAACCGCGCAGGATGACGTTGAACGACTCATTTATACGCTCACGGACGCCATATCTCAGATCTGGCCCACCGCCACGCAAACGGACTGA
- the infA gene encoding translation initiation factor IF-1 → MAKEDNIEMQGTVLETLPNTMFRVELENGHVVTAHISGKMRKNYIRILTGDKVTVELTPYDLSKGRIVFRSR, encoded by the coding sequence ATGGCCAAAGAAGACAATATTGAAATGCAGGGTACCGTTCTCGAAACGTTACCTAATACCATGTTCCGCGTAGAGTTAGAAAACGGTCACGTGGTTACTGCACACATCTCCGGTAAAATGCGTAAGAACTATATCCGCATCCTGACGGGCGACAAAGTGACTGTTGAGCTGACCCCGTACGACCTGAGCAAAGGCCGCATTGTCTTCCGTAGTCGCTGA
- the macB gene encoding macrolide ABC transporter ATP-binding protein/permease MacB, translated as MTALLELSNIRRSYPSGEEQVEVLKGITLQINAGEMVAIVGASGSGKSTLMNILGCLDKPTSGTYRVAGRDVSTLDRDALAQLRREHFGFIFQRYHLLSHLTAAQNVEVPAVYAGTERKQRLVRAQELLQRLGLGDRVDYQPSQLSGGQQQRVSIARALMNGGQVILADEPTGALDSRSGEEVMAILHQLRDRGHTVIIVTHDPLVASQAERVIEIHDGEIVRNPPAKRVAQGQGIQEPTVKAASGWSQFVSGFREALTMAWLAMAANKMRTLLTMLGIIIGIASVVSIVVVGDAAKQLVLADIRAIGTNTIDIYPGKDFGDDDPQYQQALKYDDLAAIQKQPWVTSATPAVSQNLRLRYGNTDVAASANGVSGDYFNVYGMTFSEGTTFNREQLNGRAQVVVLDSNTRRQLFPHKANVVGEVILVGNMPATVIGVAEEKQSMFGSSKILRVWLPYSTMSGRIMGQSWLNSITVRVKDGFDSAQAEQQLTRLLTLRHGKKDFFTWNMDGVLKTAEKTTRTLQLFLTLVAVISLVVGGIGVMNIMLVSVTERTREIGIRMAVGARASDVLQQFLIEAVLVCLVGGALGISLSMLIAFTLQLFLPGWEIGFSPVALLTAFLCSTFTGILFGWLPARNAARLDPVDALARE; from the coding sequence ATGACGGCATTGCTTGAGCTGAGCAATATTCGCCGCAGTTATCCCTCCGGAGAGGAACAGGTGGAGGTGCTGAAAGGCATTACGCTACAGATCAATGCCGGCGAGATGGTGGCGATCGTGGGGGCGTCTGGCTCGGGCAAATCCACGCTGATGAATATTCTGGGGTGCCTCGATAAACCGACCAGCGGCACCTACCGGGTGGCAGGACGTGATGTATCAACGCTGGACCGCGATGCGCTGGCGCAACTGCGTCGCGAGCATTTCGGCTTTATTTTCCAGCGCTATCATCTGCTGTCTCACCTGACGGCGGCGCAGAACGTCGAAGTACCCGCCGTGTATGCCGGAACGGAACGGAAACAGCGTCTGGTACGCGCGCAGGAACTGCTCCAGCGGCTTGGTCTGGGCGATCGTGTTGATTATCAACCCTCGCAGCTTTCCGGTGGTCAACAGCAGCGCGTCAGTATTGCTCGCGCACTGATGAACGGCGGACAGGTGATCCTTGCCGACGAACCGACGGGCGCGCTCGACAGCCGTTCCGGTGAAGAGGTGATGGCGATTCTGCACCAGCTGCGCGATCGTGGGCACACGGTTATTATCGTCACCCACGACCCCCTGGTTGCGTCCCAGGCGGAGCGCGTGATTGAGATTCATGATGGCGAAATTGTGCGTAATCCGCCTGCAAAGCGTGTCGCACAAGGACAGGGTATTCAGGAACCGACGGTGAAAGCGGCGTCCGGCTGGAGTCAGTTTGTTAGCGGATTCCGTGAAGCACTCACCATGGCGTGGCTGGCGATGGCGGCCAACAAAATGCGCACGCTGCTCACGATGCTTGGGATCATTATCGGCATCGCGTCGGTGGTGTCGATTGTGGTGGTCGGTGATGCGGCAAAACAGCTGGTACTGGCGGACATCCGCGCCATCGGGACCAACACCATTGATATCTATCCCGGCAAAGATTTTGGCGATGACGATCCGCAGTACCAACAGGCGCTGAAATACGACGATCTCGCAGCGATCCAGAAACAGCCCTGGGTAACCTCCGCTACGCCTGCCGTATCGCAGAATCTGCGCTTGCGCTACGGCAATACTGATGTCGCCGCCAGCGCGAACGGGGTAAGCGGCGACTATTTTAACGTCTACGGCATGACCTTCAGCGAAGGAACCACCTTTAATCGCGAACAGCTTAATGGTCGCGCGCAGGTGGTGGTACTCGACAGTAACACCCGACGTCAGTTGTTCCCGCATAAGGCGAACGTGGTGGGTGAGGTGATCCTCGTGGGAAACATGCCTGCGACGGTGATTGGCGTGGCAGAAGAGAAGCAGTCGATGTTTGGCAGTAGCAAAATTCTGCGCGTCTGGTTGCCTTACAGCACGATGTCCGGGCGCATTATGGGCCAGTCGTGGCTGAACTCAATCACCGTGCGAGTGAAGGACGGTTTTGACAGCGCGCAGGCCGAACAGCAACTCACCCGACTGCTGACGCTGCGTCATGGCAAAAAAGATTTCTTCACCTGGAATATGGATGGCGTCTTGAAAACCGCTGAAAAGACCACACGTACTCTGCAACTGTTCCTGACGCTGGTGGCGGTGATTTCACTGGTGGTTGGCGGGATCGGCGTGATGAACATTATGCTGGTGTCTGTCACGGAGCGCACGCGTGAGATCGGTATCCGGATGGCGGTTGGCGCGCGCGCCAGCGATGTGTTGCAGCAATTTTTGATTGAAGCGGTGCTGGTCTGTCTGGTGGGGGGCGCGCTGGGTATCAGCCTGTCGATGCTGATCGCCTTCACGCTGCAACTGTTCTTGCCCGGTTGGGAGATTGGCTTCTCGCCAGTGGCGCTGCTGACGGCATTTTTGTGCTCAACCTTTACCGGCATCCTGTTCGGCTGGTTACCGGCGCGCAACGCGGCGCGACTGGATCCGGTGGATGCGTTAGCGCGAGAGTAG
- the clpS gene encoding ATP-dependent Clp protease adapter ClpS gives MGKTNDWLDFDQLAADKVRDALKPPSMYKVILVNDDYTPMEFVIDVLQKFFSYDVERATQLMLAVHYHGKAICGVFTAEVAETKVAMVNTYARENEHPLLCTLEKA, from the coding sequence ATGGGTAAGACGAACGACTGGCTGGATTTTGACCAGCTGGCGGCAGATAAAGTGCGTGACGCGCTTAAACCGCCATCTATGTATAAAGTGATATTAGTCAATGATGATTATACTCCGATGGAGTTTGTTATTGACGTGTTACAAAAATTCTTTTCTTATGATGTAGAACGTGCAACGCAACTGATGCTTGCGGTTCACTATCACGGTAAAGCCATCTGCGGCGTTTTCACCGCAGAGGTCGCCGAGACCAAAGTGGCGATGGTGAACACGTATGCGAGGGAGAACGAGCATCCGTTGCTGTGTACGCTGGAAAAAGCCTGA
- the aat gene encoding leucyl/phenylalanyl-tRNA--protein transferase, translating to MRLVQLSRHSIAFPSPEGALREPNGLLALGGDLSPARLLMAYQRGIFPWFSPGDPILWWSPDPRAILWPDTFHISRSMKRFHKRSPYRVTLNYAFGQVIEGCANDRDEGTWITQGVVEAYHRLHELGHAHSIEVWRENELVGGMYGVSQGALFCGESMFSRQENASKTALLVFCAEFVRHGGKLMDCQVLNSHTESLGAIEIPRRVYLEHLDALRQQRLPRDFWVPRTLFLPQR from the coding sequence ATGCGCCTGGTTCAGCTTTCCCGACACTCTATCGCCTTCCCTTCGCCGGAGGGTGCTTTACGAGAGCCAAACGGCCTGCTGGCGCTTGGGGGCGATCTGAGCCCTGCGCGTCTGTTGATGGCCTATCAGCGGGGTATTTTCCCGTGGTTTTCGCCTGGCGATCCTATTCTCTGGTGGTCGCCAGACCCTCGGGCCATTCTGTGGCCTGACACTTTTCATATTAGCCGCAGCATGAAGCGCTTTCATAAGCGTTCCCCGTATCGTGTCACTCTGAACTATGCGTTTGGTCAGGTCATCGAAGGGTGCGCCAACGATCGCGATGAGGGGACATGGATCACTCAGGGTGTGGTGGAAGCCTATCACCGACTGCACGAACTGGGACACGCGCATTCCATTGAGGTCTGGCGCGAAAACGAGCTGGTTGGTGGGATGTATGGCGTTTCCCAGGGTGCCCTGTTTTGCGGAGAATCGATGTTCAGTCGGCAAGAGAACGCGTCAAAAACCGCGCTGCTGGTTTTTTGCGCAGAATTTGTCCGCCACGGCGGTAAATTAATGGATTGCCAGGTGCTCAATAGTCATACCGAATCATTAGGAGCGATCGAAATTCCGCGCCGGGTGTATCTGGAACACCTCGATGCGTTGCGCCAGCAACGTTTACCCCGTGATTTTTGGGTCCCTCGTACGTTATTTTTGCCCCAGAGGTGA
- a CDS encoding DUF4282 domain-containing protein → MKVILGFDSLLTPKIMVFLYWIFMVLVVVGGVISIFNGQIIAGLFGTVLSLVGCRVMFELIMIAFKNNEYLRLIAQSTNKAE, encoded by the coding sequence ATGAAAGTAATTCTGGGTTTCGATAGTCTTCTGACACCTAAAATCATGGTGTTTTTATACTGGATTTTTATGGTCTTAGTGGTCGTTGGTGGCGTAATTTCTATATTTAACGGTCAAATCATTGCAGGATTATTTGGCACAGTGCTTAGTCTGGTTGGCTGTCGCGTCATGTTTGAACTTATTATGATTGCTTTTAAAAACAATGAGTACCTGCGCCTGATTGCGCAGAGTACCAATAAAGCAGAATAA
- a CDS encoding ATP-dependent endonuclease, with product MILERVEIVGFRGINRLSLMLEQNNVLIGENAWGKSSLLDALTLLLSPESELYHFDRDDFWFPPGDMKGREHHLHIVLTFRESQPGRYRVRRYRSLEACWAPCHDGFQRIFYRLEGESGEDGSVMTLRSFLDGDGHPLAVDDINEQARHLVRLMPVLRLRDARFMRRIRNGTVPEVDDVEVTARQLDFLARELAMRPQNLTDGQIRQGLSAMVQLLEHYFTEQGTSQSRHRLMRRRSTNEQRSWRYLDIINRMIDKPGGRTHRVILLGLFSTLLQAKGTVRLHKDARPLLLVEDPETRLHPIMLSVAWQLLNLLPLQRITTTNSGELLSLTPVEHVCRLVRESSRVAAWRLGPGGLSAEDGRRIAFHIRFNRASSLFARCWLLVEGETETWVINELARQCGHHFDAEGIKVIEFAQSGLKPLVKFARRMGIEWHVLVDGDEAGKKYAATVRSLLNDDREEEREHLTALPALDMEHFMYRQGFSDVFHRVAQIPENVPMNMRKIISKAIHRSSKPDLAIEVAMEAGRRGVDAVPTLLRKMFSRVLWLARGRAD from the coding sequence ATGATTCTCGAACGCGTTGAGATAGTGGGTTTTCGCGGTATCAATCGACTGTCGTTGATGCTCGAGCAGAACAACGTCCTGATTGGTGAGAATGCCTGGGGTAAATCAAGTTTACTGGATGCGTTAACGCTGCTGTTGTCACCCGAATCAGAACTGTATCATTTTGACCGTGACGATTTCTGGTTTCCCCCTGGCGATATGAAAGGCCGTGAACATCACCTGCATATCGTGCTGACGTTTCGCGAATCGCAACCTGGGCGCTACCGGGTTCGCCGCTACCGGTCTCTGGAGGCATGCTGGGCACCGTGCCACGATGGTTTTCAGCGCATCTTTTATCGCCTTGAAGGCGAAAGCGGGGAAGACGGCAGCGTGATGACGCTGCGCAGTTTTCTCGATGGCGATGGGCATCCGCTGGCGGTGGACGATATCAACGAGCAGGCGCGACATCTGGTGCGCCTGATGCCGGTACTGCGCTTACGTGATGCGCGGTTTATGCGCCGCATCCGTAACGGTACCGTGCCGGAGGTCGACGACGTTGAGGTCACTGCCCGGCAACTGGATTTTCTCGCCCGCGAGCTGGCGATGCGCCCACAGAATCTCACCGATGGACAGATTCGCCAGGGACTCTCGGCGATGGTGCAACTGCTGGAGCACTATTTTACCGAGCAGGGCACGTCGCAGTCCCGCCACCGCTTAATGCGCCGACGATCCACCAACGAACAGCGAAGCTGGCGTTATCTCGATATCATCAACCGGATGATTGACAAACCGGGCGGGCGTACTCATCGGGTGATTCTGCTGGGGCTGTTCTCCACGCTGTTGCAGGCGAAGGGGACGGTCAGACTGCATAAAGACGCCAGGCCGTTGCTATTGGTGGAAGACCCGGAAACGCGTCTGCATCCCATCATGCTGTCAGTGGCGTGGCAGTTGCTGAATCTGCTGCCGCTTCAGCGCATCACCACCACCAACTCGGGCGAGCTGCTCTCGCTGACCCCTGTGGAACATGTCTGTCGTCTGGTGCGTGAGTCTTCGCGCGTGGCGGCCTGGCGTCTTGGGCCGGGGGGACTAAGCGCAGAGGATGGCCGACGCATTGCGTTTCACATTCGCTTTAATCGCGCCTCTTCGCTATTTGCCCGCTGCTGGCTGCTGGTAGAGGGAGAAACAGAAACCTGGGTGATTAACGAACTGGCTCGCCAGTGCGGTCATCACTTTGATGCCGAAGGGATTAAGGTGATCGAATTTGCGCAGTCCGGTCTTAAGCCGTTGGTGAAATTCGCCCGACGGATGGGTATTGAGTGGCACGTGCTGGTGGATGGCGATGAAGCCGGGAAAAAATACGCCGCCACGGTGCGAAGTCTGCTGAATGACGACCGGGAGGAGGAGCGTGAACATCTGACCGCGTTGCCTGCCCTGGATATGGAACACTTTATGTACCGGCAGGGGTTTTCTGATGTCTTTCACCGGGTGGCGCAAATCCCGGAAAATGTGCCGATGAATATGCGTAAAATCATTTCGAAGGCGATCCATCGCTCATCGAAGCCCGACTTAGCCATCGAAGTGGCGATGGAAGCCGGGCGGCGGGGTGTAGATGCGGTGCCGACGCTGCTGAGAAAAATGTTCTCCCGGGTGCTGTGGCTGGCACGCGGCAGAGCGGATTAG
- the macA gene encoding macrolide transporter subunit MacA has protein sequence MGIKGNKIKKRYLLLIVILILGAFALWRTLNAPLPNYQTLIVRPGDLQQSVLATGKLDALRKVDVGAQVSGQLKTLSVAIGDKVKKDQLLGVIDPEQAENQIKEVEATLMELRAQRQQAEAEWKLARVTLSRQQQLAKTQAVSQQDLDTAATEMAVKQAQIGTIDAQIKRNQASLDTAKTNLDYTRIVAPMAGEVTQITTLQGQTVIAAQQAPNILTLADMSTMLVKAQVSEADVIHLKPGQKAWFTVLGDPQTRYEGTLKDVLPTPEKVNDAIFYYARFEVPNPKGILRLEMTAQVHIQLTDVKNVLTIPLSALGDPVGDNRYKVTLLRNGETREREVSIGARNDTDVEIVKGLEAGDEVVTGEGKPGAVQ, from the coding sequence ATGGGTATTAAGGGAAATAAAATTAAAAAGCGCTATCTGCTGCTTATCGTCATTCTTATCCTCGGGGCATTTGCTCTCTGGCGGACGCTGAATGCGCCGTTGCCAAATTATCAGACGCTGATTGTGCGTCCGGGAGATCTACAGCAAAGCGTCCTGGCAACTGGCAAACTCGACGCGCTGCGTAAAGTTGACGTGGGTGCGCAGGTGAGCGGTCAGCTCAAAACGCTGTCAGTGGCGATTGGCGATAAGGTGAAGAAAGACCAGTTGCTGGGCGTTATCGACCCCGAGCAGGCGGAAAACCAGATCAAAGAGGTGGAAGCGACGCTGATGGAACTGCGTGCTCAGCGCCAGCAGGCCGAAGCCGAGTGGAAACTGGCGCGGGTGACGCTCTCCCGCCAGCAACAACTGGCAAAAACACAGGCCGTGTCGCAACAGGATCTGGACACCGCCGCCACGGAGATGGCGGTGAAGCAGGCGCAAATCGGCACTATTGATGCGCAGATCAAACGCAATCAGGCCTCTCTTGATACCGCGAAAACCAACCTCGACTACACCCGCATCGTCGCGCCGATGGCCGGAGAAGTCACGCAGATCACCACCCTGCAAGGGCAGACGGTGATCGCCGCGCAGCAAGCCCCGAACATTCTGACACTGGCGGACATGAGCACAATGCTGGTGAAAGCGCAGGTTTCTGAAGCCGATGTGATTCACCTAAAACCGGGGCAAAAAGCCTGGTTTACCGTGCTTGGCGATCCGCAAACCCGTTACGAAGGGACGCTGAAAGATGTGCTGCCGACGCCGGAAAAGGTTAATGATGCCATTTTCTATTACGCCCGTTTTGAAGTGCCCAATCCAAAAGGCATTCTGCGACTGGAGATGACCGCACAGGTCCATATTCAGCTAACGGACGTGAAAAATGTTCTGACGATCCCGCTTTCCGCGTTGGGCGATCCGGTTGGGGATAATCGCTACAAGGTGACCTTGCTGCGTAACGGCGAAACCCGCGAACGCGAGGTGTCAATTGGCGCGCGCAATGACACGGACGTAGAGATTGTGAAAGGACTGGAAGCCGGTGATGAAGTGGTGACGGGTGAGGGTAAACCGGGAGCTGTGCAATGA